Proteins encoded within one genomic window of Spirochaetota bacterium:
- a CDS encoding HIT domain-containing protein, giving the protein MADSYFERFKCWYLFNTEKIKYVGKKNEKHACILCAIRDHAEDVVSLEIHRTDTFIVSVNLYPFNPGHCMIFPLQHRENLHDLSDDDVLALHRLTIKTIDILKEEFKPSGFNVGYNLGSWSGASIPHIHLHIVPRFPNELGFLDVVSHTRVMVVDPHDVCERLKKRFNNIK; this is encoded by the coding sequence ATGGCAGATAGTTATTTTGAAAGATTTAAATGCTGGTATCTTTTCAATACCGAAAAAATTAAATATGTTGGTAAAAAAAATGAAAAGCATGCATGCATACTATGCGCAATACGTGACCATGCAGAAGATGTGGTAAGTCTTGAAATACATCGTACCGATACATTTATTGTTTCGGTAAATTTATATCCTTTTAATCCAGGCCATTGCATGATATTTCCTTTGCAACATAGAGAAAATTTGCATGATTTATCTGATGATGATGTTTTAGCACTACACAGGTTAACAATAAAAACTATAGATATATTAAAAGAAGAATTCAAACCATCAGGGTTTAATGTTGGGTATAATTTGGGCTCGTGGAGTGGGGCAAGTATACCTCATATACACCTGCATATTGTTCCACGTTTTCCTAATGAATTAGGATTTCTTGATGTGGTTTCACATACACGGGTTATGGTAGTTGATCCCCATGATGTATGTGAAAGATTAAAAAAAAGATTTAATAATATCAAGTAG
- a CDS encoding phosphatidylglycerophosphatase A, with protein MNWKEFLFTGLYTGYFPKGSGTVGALLALLLYVILHQLCGRYGIVANVILVAILTYPAIKLGDDAEIYFAQKDPQEVVLDEMLGFWVTMSFHPFSWSAAVLGFFFFRLFDIIKPFPIRKLEHLRGGLGIMIDDMIAGVYANITIAIIMVVMKVYGIVLV; from the coding sequence ATGAACTGGAAAGAGTTTTTGTTCACAGGGCTTTATACTGGCTACTTCCCCAAAGGCTCGGGTACTGTTGGTGCGCTGTTAGCTTTATTATTATATGTAATTTTACATCAGCTATGTGGCAGATATGGGATTGTAGCAAATGTTATCCTTGTGGCGATTTTGACTTATCCTGCCATCAAATTGGGTGATGATGCTGAAATTTATTTTGCACAAAAAGACCCTCAGGAAGTTGTTCTTGATGAGATGCTTGGTTTCTGGGTTACCATGTCATTTCATCCATTTAGCTGGAGTGCAGCAGTTTTAGGCTTCTTTTTTTTCAGGCTGTTTGATATTATAAAACCTTTCCCCATACGCAAGCTGGAACATTTACGTGGTGGGCTTGGTATAATGATTGACGATATGATTGCAGGAGTGTATGCTAACATTACTATTGCTATTATTATGGTTGTCATGAAAGTGTATGGGATTGTACTTGTGTAA
- a CDS encoding multiheme c-type cytochrome codes for MKRIYTIILIFAIVLLTFYIAFAQKIMGDSSHKKNYCIECHIKLNGKPRAVVLEWENSIHAKNNLECQMCHGGNPDVDDAKAAKDKKTNFLGKPRKKDIPEFCGREGCHNQALAQLKKGPHYNSVLKIGSPNCVDCHGDHNIQQSTYHIITDKTCSSCHSVEYSRELVNSIITIEKNIEDIEKSLEYMNERNVETKEMTVRYQELKSYFHQLVHVFSQQEIDFTKKLVEVEIEYLDKELQSKISSIKRLDLIYILTSAFSIGVIITFTAYIALIRRRRAKIQKDFISR; via the coding sequence ATGAAGCGTATTTATACTATTATTTTAATTTTTGCAATTGTACTTTTAACGTTTTATATTGCGTTTGCTCAAAAGATAATGGGCGATAGCTCTCATAAAAAAAATTACTGTATAGAATGCCATATTAAACTCAATGGCAAACCTCGTGCCGTGGTTCTGGAATGGGAAAACAGCATACATGCAAAAAATAATCTTGAATGCCAGATGTGTCATGGTGGCAATCCTGATGTGGATGATGCAAAAGCTGCAAAGGATAAAAAAACTAATTTTCTTGGAAAACCAAGAAAGAAAGATATACCTGAGTTTTGCGGAAGGGAAGGTTGCCATAATCAGGCGCTGGCACAGCTAAAAAAAGGTCCTCACTATAATTCAGTTTTAAAAATAGGCAGCCCAAACTGTGTTGATTGCCATGGTGACCACAATATACAGCAGTCAACGTATCACATTATTACCGATAAAACATGTTCAAGCTGTCATAGTGTTGAATATTCACGTGAACTGGTAAATTCCATTATTACAATTGAGAAGAATATTGAAGATATTGAAAAGTCGTTGGAATACATGAATGAACGAAATGTTGAAACTAAAGAAATGACAGTGCGATATCAAGAGCTTAAAAGTTATTTTCATCAGCTGGTGCATGTCTTTTCACAACAGGAGATAGATTTTACTAAAAAGTTAGTTGAAGTTGAAATAGAATATCTTGACAAAGAGCTACAAAGTAAAATATCTTCTATTAAGCGTCTTGACCTCATTTATATTTTAACCAGTGCATTCAGTATTGGTGTTATTATTACATTTACTGCATATATTGCACTTATCAGACGAAGGCGTGCAAAGATACAAAAGGACTTCATATCACGGTAA